A DNA window from Streptomyces bacillaris contains the following coding sequences:
- a CDS encoding GNAT family N-acetyltransferase, translating to MSGEWDSSEVVFRIAAGSRRDDVLGVLDEAAGWLGARGITQWPSRFDAEWVVEAISRGETWLVSVGDTVAGTITLDWADPVWADLGGTAGYVHRMAVCRWAAGLGAVMLDWASDAARHRGADALRLDCVSSNARLRAYYEARGFVHRGDVAVGGAPGQRHDEGPLTWVSRYERDLSAS from the coding sequence ATGTCGGGTGAGTGGGACAGCAGTGAGGTCGTCTTCAGGATCGCGGCCGGGAGTCGGAGGGACGATGTCCTGGGGGTGCTCGATGAGGCCGCGGGGTGGCTCGGTGCGCGGGGGATCACCCAGTGGCCCTCGCGATTCGACGCGGAGTGGGTTGTCGAGGCGATATCGCGTGGTGAGACGTGGCTGGTCAGCGTTGGGGACACGGTCGCGGGCACGATCACTCTGGATTGGGCCGATCCTGTGTGGGCGGATCTCGGCGGTACCGCGGGCTACGTGCATCGGATGGCCGTGTGTCGCTGGGCGGCCGGCCTGGGGGCTGTGATGCTCGACTGGGCGTCCGATGCCGCACGCCACCGCGGCGCCGATGCCCTGCGGCTGGACTGCGTGAGCTCCAACGCGCGGCTGCGCGCCTACTACGAGGCTCGGGGGTTCGTGCACCGCGGTGACGTGGCGGTGGGCGGCGCCCCTGGGCAGCGGCACGACGAGGGCCCCCTCACCTGGGTGAGCCGGTACGAACGTGACCTGTCAGCCAGCTGA
- the tkt gene encoding transketolase: MSIKPTTSDLQWTDLDQRAVDTARVLAADAVQKVGNGHPGTAMSLAPAAYTLFQKVMRHDPADAEWTGRDRFVLSAGHSSLTLYIQLYLAGYGLELDDLKAFRTWGSKTPGHPEYGHTTGVETTTGPLGQGVANAVGMAMAARYERGLFDPEAAPGTSPFDHTVWVVAGDGCLQEGIAAEASSLAGHQKLGNLVLLWDDNHISIEGDTETAVSEDTLKRYEAYGWHVQRVEQQANGDLDPAGLYAALQAARAETERPSFIAARSIIAWPAPNAQNTEAAHGSALGEAEIAATKRVLGFDPEQTFEVSDEVIGHTRQALDRGREARAEWDKAFAAWRTANPERAADFDRIAAGELPAGWEDKLPVFEPGKSLATRAASGKVLQALGEIVPELWGGSADLAGSNNTTIDKTSSFLPVGNPLPEADPYGRTIHFGIREHAMAAAMNGIALHGNTRIYGGTFLVFSDYMRNAVRLSALMHLPVTYVWTHDSIGLGEDGPTHQPVEHLASLRAIPGLNIVRPADANETSIAWAEILRRYTKVFGKGTPHGLALTRQGVPTYEPNEDAAKGGYVLFEAEGGEPQVLLIATGSEVHVAVEAREQLQAAGVPTRVVSMPSVEWFEEQDQGYKESVLPPSVKARVAVEAGIGLTWHRYVGDAGRIVSLEHFGASADAKVLFREFGFTPENVAAAARESLEAAAR; encoded by the coding sequence GTGAGCATCAAGCCGACCACCTCAGACCTCCAGTGGACCGATTTGGACCAGCGGGCGGTGGACACCGCCCGCGTCCTCGCCGCGGACGCCGTACAGAAAGTCGGAAACGGCCACCCGGGCACGGCGATGAGCCTGGCCCCCGCCGCGTACACCCTGTTCCAGAAAGTCATGCGGCACGACCCGGCGGACGCGGAGTGGACCGGCCGCGACCGGTTCGTCCTGTCGGCGGGTCACTCCAGCCTGACCCTCTACATCCAGCTCTACCTGGCCGGTTACGGCCTGGAGCTGGACGACCTGAAGGCGTTCCGGACGTGGGGCTCCAAGACCCCGGGCCACCCGGAGTACGGCCACACGACCGGTGTCGAGACGACGACGGGCCCGCTGGGCCAGGGTGTCGCCAACGCGGTGGGCATGGCCATGGCCGCCCGCTACGAGCGCGGCCTCTTCGACCCGGAGGCGGCCCCCGGCACCTCCCCGTTCGACCACACCGTCTGGGTCGTCGCCGGTGACGGCTGCCTCCAGGAGGGCATCGCCGCCGAGGCATCCTCGCTGGCCGGGCACCAGAAGCTGGGCAACCTGGTCCTGCTCTGGGACGACAACCACATCTCCATCGAGGGCGACACCGAGACCGCGGTCTCCGAGGACACCCTCAAGCGGTACGAGGCGTACGGCTGGCACGTCCAGCGCGTCGAGCAGCAGGCCAACGGCGACCTGGACCCGGCGGGCCTGTACGCGGCGCTCCAGGCGGCCAGGGCCGAGACCGAGCGCCCCTCGTTCATCGCGGCCCGCTCGATCATCGCCTGGCCCGCCCCGAACGCCCAGAACACCGAGGCCGCCCACGGTTCGGCCCTCGGCGAGGCGGAGATCGCGGCCACCAAGCGGGTCCTGGGCTTCGACCCGGAGCAGACCTTCGAGGTCTCCGACGAGGTCATCGGCCACACCCGCCAGGCCCTGGACCGCGGCCGTGAGGCCCGTGCCGAGTGGGACAAGGCGTTCGCCGCGTGGCGCACCGCCAACCCCGAGCGCGCCGCCGACTTCGACCGGATCGCGGCGGGCGAGCTGCCCGCGGGCTGGGAGGACAAGCTCCCGGTCTTCGAGCCCGGCAAGTCCCTGGCCACCCGCGCCGCCTCCGGCAAGGTCCTCCAGGCGCTGGGCGAGATCGTGCCCGAGCTGTGGGGCGGCTCCGCCGACCTCGCGGGCTCGAACAACACCACGATCGACAAGACGTCCTCGTTCCTCCCGGTCGGCAACCCGCTGCCCGAGGCCGACCCGTACGGCCGCACGATCCACTTCGGGATCCGCGAGCACGCGATGGCCGCCGCCATGAACGGCATCGCGCTGCACGGCAACACCCGTATCTACGGCGGGACCTTCCTGGTCTTCTCCGACTACATGCGCAACGCGGTGCGCCTCTCCGCGCTGATGCACCTGCCGGTGACGTACGTGTGGACGCACGACTCGATCGGCCTCGGCGAGGACGGCCCGACCCACCAGCCCGTCGAGCACCTGGCCTCGCTGCGCGCCATCCCGGGGCTGAACATCGTCCGCCCGGCCGACGCCAACGAGACGTCCATCGCCTGGGCCGAGATCCTGCGCCGCTACACCAAGGTGTTCGGCAAGGGCACCCCGCACGGTCTGGCGCTGACCCGCCAGGGCGTGCCGACGTACGAGCCCAACGAGGACGCGGCCAAGGGCGGTTACGTCCTGTTCGAGGCCGAAGGTGGCGAGCCGCAGGTGCTGCTCATCGCGACCGGCTCCGAGGTCCACGTCGCTGTCGAGGCGCGCGAGCAGCTCCAAGCGGCCGGTGTGCCGACCCGGGTGGTCTCGATGCCGTCCGTCGAGTGGTTCGAGGAGCAGGATCAGGGTTACAAGGAGAGCGTGCTCCCGCCGTCGGTCAAGGCGCGGGTCGCCGTGGAGGCGGGCATCGGCCTGACCTGGCACCGGTACGTCGGGGACGCCGGCCGGATCGTCTCGCTCGAGCACTTCGGCGCCTCGGCCGACGCCAAGGTCCTCTTCCGCGAGTTCGGCTTCACCCCCGAGAACGTGGCCGCCGCCGCACGGGAATCTCTCGAAGCCGCAGCACGCTGA